The Vibrio aphrogenes genomic interval AAACGTATGGGTCACGCAGGTGCGATCATTTCAGGTGGTAAAGGGACTGCGGAAGATAAATTTGCAGCACTAGAAGCCGCTGGCGTACGTACAACCAAGTCTCTAGCCGAGATTGGTGAAGCGCTAAAAGAAGTGACTGGTTGGTAATCACTGCTCCTTTTGAGAAAAGGTCGTCTTCGGATGGCCTTTTTTGTTATAGCCAGCGACTGATAGTTAATGGTAGCTTATCAAGCTAAAGTCGTTTTGTGGTTAGTTAACCGCAGCCGAGGTTACTCATTATTAAGGAAGAATTATGTTCAGTCACATTATGTTAGGTTCTAATGATCTAGAAGCATCCAAAACATTCTATGATGCCATTTTAGGGACATTAGGATATGAGCCAGGAGTGATTCATGGCGATAGTTGTGTTTATGCAACGCCAACAGGGATCTTTATTTTAAAAACACCCATCAATGGTGAACCTGCCACACATGGTAATGGCTCAACCTTTGGCTTTACGATTACCTCTCCGGAATTAGTTGATGCTTGGCATGAAGCCGGTGTTGCTAACGGTGGTACATCATGTGAAAACCCTCCGGGTGAGCGTAATGGACCTGCGGGGCGATTATATCTTGCCTATTTACGTGACCCTTCTGGCAACAAGTTGTGTGGTACTCACCGCTTATAATCACGCTATTCGAGCATGAATAAAATGAGTTAACAGTAGCGCCACCATGTTTCTTTGGCGGCGCTATTATTATTTATCTTCCACGGATGTCGTCTTGAGCCTTTGATTCACAGCCATTATTCACGATATTTTTCTACTCTGAACATTTTGACAGCATGATTTTCTCAGGGCTGCCGGAGTCTGAAAACTGCAAGCTCCATACATACTTACCAGATTCTGGGATCAAAGCTGCTGTGTCTTTACCGTAACCTCCATATTTTAATTGGCTCACTTTTCCAGCACTGACTTCTAAGCTGGCTGAGGTAAATTGAGGTTTCCAATCCTGACTGGCGTATTGCATACGGTAACTGCCAGCTTGTTCATCAACTACCGCTTGATAAACCCCTTGTCCTTTATAGCTAAACTGGCGGCTTGCCACATGCTTCCACCCTGAGTCGGTAAAATCACCTACCACGTACAAAGGTTTGTCGATAGGGCCTCTTTCCTCTAAGGTTGGGTTATCGCATTGCGCCATAAAACCATCGCCAGATAAGCTCACTTGCGCTTTATTTACCACTAAGGTTGTTGGTGTCTTTATCGATAAAAACTTGGCTTCAAAAGGCGCTAAGGTGAACAGATATTGTCCTTGATTAGGCGTGGTATCCGCTCCTGTTAGCATATCAGCTAGAGCACCGGATGAGCCTACTTGCTGGGTGTTTAACGAGAAAGTTTGTGGTTTATCCGAAGTGCTCACCATAAAGAGCATGTTGTTACCTTGGTAACTTTTATGATCAATGTATACATCTTGATTGGCGAGAACAGAAACCCTTTCTCCTTGTGATAACACAGGATTGGCAGCACGTAACGCCATCAGTTGACTAACATGTTGCTTGAGGTTGGTCTGCTGCTGGGTTAAATCGGCTGTTACCCCATCAATTTTCGCGCTAGAACGTGCTACGTGGTCATCACACCAACCTTGAGACGCGCAGATATCATTAGGAACTTTGTCGGAGAAGTCTGCCACTTCATCTCCAATTTCATCGCCATAATATAAAGTGATTGGCCCCGTATAGGCAGCCATAAAACTGATGGCAGCTAAATGGCGCTGCCAGTAACTTTCATCTTTAGGTTGAGCTAGGTAGCCGCGTTGTAGCAAATCACCAAACCGCACTAAGTCATGGTTGCCTAGCATCAAGTTGGGTCTTGCATGTTTGGGATAAAGCGATTGTAAATCCATGCCTTGTGCGAGCCAGTCGCCACCTTTACCGCCAATGCTGTTTTCATTGACAGCAAAAGTTTCCACAAGACGATAACGCATTGGAAAATCAAATGCTGAACATAAAACCGGCTCTTCATTGGAACCGTAGCCATGTTCAGTGATGTAATTTTGGTTATTCCAAATTTCAGCCACCATATATCCCAGCGGATGAACTTTCTCACCTTTGTGGTCAGTGTACTGCACACTTTGCGAGGCTTGTTGTACGGCCTTTTTTAGCTCAATCCAATCTTTAGGGGGAACTTGGTAGGCTTGGTCTAATCGCCAGCCATCAATTTTTAATTCTCTGATCCAATAACTTGCCACTTGTTGATAAAACGGCAAGCTAGCTGGGTATTCGACGGGATTATCTGCTCCTTTGGGTGTCAGCCCGGTTGGTGAGGGGACAATATTGGACTTATGGTGACCAAACACACCATCGAAAAACACATATAAACCACGTTTATGCGCTTCATTAACTAAAGTTTTAGCTTGTTCCAACGTGCCGAATTTAGGGTCAATTTTAAAATAATCACTGGCAAAGTAGCCGGTAGCATCGAGTTTGTCATCCCAGTGAGATTGGCCTTCAATAGGGAGAGAAGCAAAAATTGGAGTCAGCCAAATCGCGTTAACGCCAAGTGATTGAATATAATCGAGAGAGTTAATGATGCCTTGCAAATCGCCATTATGGTGACTGGTACCATAGCCCTCACCGTAGTTTGCTTTACTGTCACCATCAACAAAACTTTCCACCATGATTTGGTACAGGCGTAAATCATTGGTTTGTTGAGCCGATGGATATTGACAGGCATTTTGCATGGGATCAGTACTTGGATAAGCGTGAGCGGAAAATAAACTCAACGCTAAGGCACTAGCAAGCATAGAGTGGGTAGGTTTTCTCATCATGACCTCTTATTTTTGTCGTTATCAGAAACGGAGAATAGAGTTGGGTCATTATTGAATAGCGGTGAAGTCTTGAAACCCTCCTTTAATGACTATCTTTAGGCGTAGTTCTAAGGGCTGAGAGATAGCGGTCACACTAGGTGCAAGAAGGGATGAAAGGTAATATAACCAAGAGTGATATCAAGACCACTCTTGGTTTTAAAGCCAGGTCTTAGATTGCTAACGTCGATGTGGTTTGAGTTGGCTTAATAAAAATAGTGCGGCGGCAGAAATGACCACAGATGGTCCGGCTGGCGTATCGTAATACCAAGATAAACTTAGGCCCGCGAGTACTGAAACGATGCCTAGACATGAGGCTCCGATCGCCATTTGTTCTGGGGTTTTGGCAAATCGACGTGCCGTTGCCGCTGGAATGATTAATAGTGAGGTGATGATCAACGCTCCGACAAATTTCATCCCCACAGCAATAACCAGACCCACCAATAGCATTAACACGACTCGCATAAAAGGGACATTGATACCTTCAACGCTGGCTAGCTCTTCACTGATTGAGGTTGAAAGCAAGGCGCGCCAAAAATACATCACTAATCCCATTAACACTGCACCGCCAAGATAAATAAACAATAAATCGGACGGTGATACGGCTAAGAGATCGCCAAATAAATAACTCATTAAATCGACACGAACATTATCTAAAAAGCTGACGGCCACTAAACCAAGTGATAGCGAGCTGTGTGCTAAGATGCCAAGCAAGGTATCGGTTGCGATGACTTTTTGTTGTTGTAGTGTCGCCAGCAAGACAGCCAACGCTAAACAGCAAATCACGAGAGTGAGGTATAAATTCACATCTAATAAAAACCCTAGTGCTAAACCTAACAAGGAGGCGTGAGCTAAAGTGTCGCCAAAATAAGCCATTTTTCGCCATACAACTAAAGAGCCTAAAGGTCCTGAGATAATAGCAATGCCTAAGCCAGCAAGAATGGAAGGGAGTAGAATATCCAACATAATCAGTGTCCACGTTTGTGTTGATGAGCGGCTGGGTGGGCGCAACTTGAGTGTGAGCAGCTATCCGCTTCACCTTCAATGGCTTCGCCTGAAAGATCATGATGGTGGTGATGATCGTGATGGTAAAATGCCAAAGTATCTTTTGCGGTTTGTCCAAACATCGCAATATAAGATGGGTGCTTAGTGATGGCTTCTGGCGCACCCGAGCAACAAATATGGTGCTGCAAACAAATGACCTCATCGGTTTGAGCCATAACCAAATGCAAATCATGCGAAACCATAAAAACGGCACAACCAAATCGTTGTCTTAATGAATTTATCAGTGTGTATAGGTCTATTTGACCTTGAACATCAACGCCTTGAGCTGGTTCATCAAGCACTAATAAATCGGGGCGTTGCAATAAGGCTCTTGCGAGAAGTACGCGTTGGTTTTCGCCACCCGACAGTTTATGCATGTCATTTTTCAATAAAGTTTCCGCACCCACTAAGCGCAGCGCTTCCATTCTTTCATTGGTACTATAACGACCAGCCAATTTTAAAAATCGGTCAACTGTGAGCGGTAAACTGTCATTTAAACGCAGCTTTTGTGGCACATAGCCAATACGTAACGGTTTCTTTTTATGGATGGTACCTGAATGCGATTTAATCAGCCCCAGCATGATTTTTACTAAGGTTGATTTACCTGCACCATTTGGCCCGATCAAGGTTGTGATCTCACCTTTTTTAATGGAAAGGCTGATATTATCTAAAACTGATTTATCATTGAACTTAACGGAAATATTATCCAGCCGAATTAATTCAGACATTGCTAACCAACTTGATGATGTGTAATGTTATATAGTAACATTAGTTTCAGTGATTTCCACTGTTATCAAAAACCATAGATAAAATAAATCGAGTAAGACGTTTGCTTAGATGGCATATTGAAATGCCGATAACAAATGCTTAGATGTCAATCATCATATTGAATTTGGAGAAAAACATGCCGCGCATTTTACCACATGCAAGGATCGCAGTTGCAATGATATTTAGCGTCATTTCCAGCGTAACTTGGGCCAATAGCCAAGACTCGACATTAAAAGTCATGACATCGATTAAGCCGTTACAGTTAATCACCCAAGAATTAACCAAAGATGTCACTGATACAGAAGTGCTATTAGCCAGTAACACCTCCCCTCATGATTATGCGTTAAAACCATCGGATGTAAGAAGATTGCAAGCTGCGGATCTGTTTATATGGGTTGGGCCGGGCTTAGAATCGTTTTTAGAAAGTGCTGTGCAGGCAAATGATAATACATTACAGCTGGATCAGTATGATGCTATTGATAAGATTGTTTACGATGAGCATGAAGGGCATGAACATCATGATGACGGTCATCACCATCATGGAAACTATAACCCGCACCTGTGGCTTGGGCCTATCCAAGCACAACAAATGGCACAAATCATTAGTCAGAAACTCAGTGAGATCGATCCAAGTCATGCGACGCAATATGCTCAAAACTATCAACATTTTGTGACTCAATTGGATGCAACGGTGAGCAACATTAAACAACAGCTCGAGCCAGTTAAACAACATGGCTATTATGTTTTCCATGATGCTTATGATTATTATGAACAATATTTTGGATTAAACCATTTAGGCGCTTTCACCGTCTCTCCAGATCGACGTCCTGGAGCTAAAAGCTTGATTGCCATTCGAAAGGCTTTATTGTCAGATCAAGTGTATTGTGTTTTTTCTGAACCTCAATACACACCAGCAGTCATTGAGTCCGTTACTCGTGGCACTAAGGTGAAACATGGGGTTCTAGATCCTTTAGCGACCGATCAAGCGGTGGAGCCGGGGGCTTATTTTCAGTTCTTATCTCAACTAGCGGCTCATTTCACTCAGTGCTTAACAAAGTAACCATGCTGATTTTGGATACTCCTTTAACACAATATTATTAATTGAACAGTGAGGCGAATTGTGATGAAACGTCCTGCTGTGATAGGTGTGATATTGGTTGGAGGAGTTATAATGCTAAGCGCTTATTGGCTATTGGTTGGGCGCTTAGTGTCAATAGATTCCTTGCAACAGGTAAGCATTAAAAATTCAGAAGCTCTATTAACGCGTAATGATCCTGATTTAACGCTTATAGCGGATAGCTTACATTCAACGTTCTTTACTCATAAAGTCATCAAGCAGCAAACCTTATCAGAAGTGTTTCAATTATATGGATTGAACCCTGATGATTTACTGGCGATGATTAAGGCTAATCCACAAGCGATTCAATTAAGAGAAGGACAAGTCATTGAATGGCAACAAGACGAATTGGGCCGTATTCTGGAATTAGCGATCCATCGTAATGCGACATTGAGTAGTAGCTATCTTCGCCAAGGAACACAATTTGTCTTTCAACCCACCGTCACTCAAGGTACGCTCAAAAGCCTAGTGCGTCATGGATACATTCGTCGTAACTTTTATCAAGCCGCAAGGCAAGCAGGACTTAACAATGTCCAAATTCAGACTGTGGCCAATGCTTTATATTGGTTTGTAGATGTCACGCAGCCGGATGTCATTGGTGATCAATTTGCGGTAGAGCTACAACAACCATGGGTTGGTCAGCATCCAATGGCGAGTGGCAAGATCGCAGCAATCTGGTTTAAACATCACGGGAAAAACATTCAACTGGTGCGTTTTTCCGATGATAAGTTTTACGATATGGATGGCGTGAGTGTTGAAAAGTCATTAAATAGATGGCCTTTTACGCAAACTTTTCCGGTTAGCTCTCCTTTTGATCCCCATCGATTAAACCCAGTGACTCAGCACTATGCACCCCATTATGGGACCGATTTTGCGACGCCAGTGGGAACGCCGGTTGTGGCTACAGGGGATGGGGTTGTAATGAAAGTAGGCCGACATACTTTAGCTGGGAAATTTGTCGTGCTTCAAAATGGCCGCAGGTTTAGTACACATTTTTTCCATTTAAGTCAGATACTGGTTAACCAAGGCGACTTCGTGAAAAGAGGGCAGGTTATTGCATTAACGGGTAATTCGGGACGTTCGACCGGGCCACATTTACATTATGAGTTACGGCAACATGGTCAACCAATTGACGCAATGCAAGCCCCTTTACCGCAACGTGTTGTACTGACAAAGCAGCAAAAAATCGTTTTTGATCAGCAAGCTCACCACAGCATGTCATTATTACAAACTTACCTTAAGTTACCGATATCATTAAATTAACTCGTATTGAGCGGATAATTTGCAAGTTTATAGGCTTTAGATCACTTACATATTAATAGCTGCAAAATATCCCTTAAAATTCAGCGTAGCTGTGCCATAATTCAAAAGAGTAAGCCTTTAAAAATATTAAGGTAAGTGGCGATTTTGAAATTATTGCATTTTGTGTTGTTGATCTTGATTTCTTGTTCTGTCAGAGCGATAGAAATTGATCCGATTTTTTATTCTTTACCAAGTCAGACCCAAGGGCATTTCTTGACGGTGAAGAAAATCTTTCCTCATGAAAAGGGGGGAATTTGGGTGCAAGATATTCGTCATCATATTTATTACTTTGACGGACAAAATTTCTCTCCCTTACCCAATCAAGGATTTCATCATGACAGCCCGCACAACACCTATCTCTTAGATTATTTTTGGTTTATTGATAGTAAGCACTTACTGAAAGTAGACACATCGGGTAATCGTCAATCGGTCTTTACTGCTCCATCGAATATGACCTTTCAACATTTAGGGCAATCTCAGCAACAACTGTGGATATATGGGCAGCACCAGTTTTATACCTTTGACCCGCTCACTCAACAACACCAATCCTATTCGGTTTCTAATATTACTCGAGGTTCTACTCAGGACAATCAAGGCATTCAGGCCGCCATTTATGTCGCAGGCAAATGGATTGTCGCCACTCATGATTCATTATTTTATTTGGATAAAAATGGCCCGCGTCGTTTGCTCGCACGAAAATTCACCAATATACAACTATTGAAATTCGATCATTATCAATCACGATTATTGGTGGGGACGCAAAGTGGGCTCTTTAGCATTAATCTTATTGGCATTACTCCCGATGTAAAAACCATCGTCGATGGGCAAATCCAAGCGCTTTTAGTCAGTGATAAGGACTATTGGGTTGGAACTAGACAGGGTTTGTTAGTATATCAAAAAGACACTCAGACCATTCAATCAATCTCGGCCAGTTCGCAAAATGAATTAGCGTTATCAAATAATAATATTATGGATTTAGCGCAGGATAACAAAGGAGGAGTTTGGATCGCGACAGCTAAAGGTATTAATTATTACTCCACAAGCAGTCAATACTTTCAGCGGGTTCGGTTTGGCCGTGCGCACAATAATATTCCTTATGTTCACATCAATGAAGTGGTGGCGGGCGATGATGGTGTGGCTTGGTTAGCCAGTGATAATGGGGTTTTTAAAGTATCGGTTAATGACGATGAGGCTAGCACTCAAACTGTACGTCAGGTGGTGAACCTGAATATTTCCCATCTCAGTTATTTTGATGGTTCGTTATGGCTCAGCTATGGTGAAAAATTAATTCGTTTTGATACTCATACGGAAAAAATGTATGTGGTGAGGCAGCAAGCACTTTGGCAAGATAGCCCGATCACCCATATTGCAACGGATGCACAAGGTGAGGTGTGGTTTTCGACTGCTTTAGGCTTATATCGATATTCACCATTAACACAAACAATCAAAGATTTTGGTTTGGCTTGGATGGTCGAGCAATATGCGCCTTCAAACATTACTCGTTTAGCGGTTGGGCAAAATGGTCGCTTGTGGATTGGAACGGAGCATGGCGTTTATCAACATCAAGGACAAGAAATTATATTTGATGCACGCAGCGCCAATGATGGAGAGGTGATCTCTTTATCTGAGTCAGCAGGTAAGCAGTTGTGGAGTGCAAGTCATTATGGCTTGCGTAATATGCCAGTCAGTGACTTTGATGAGACAGACTCACTATTACACCGTTCCAATAATCCACCATTATGTGTTATAGGCACTCACAATGGCACTTGGGTAACAACCAGCAAAGGCATTAATTTTTATCAAGATACGGTATTGAAACAGCGTTTTTCGGCCCCCTTTGGTTTGGTGACCAATGAGTTCTTACCTAATGGCTGTGATCTGTCTCCAGATGGGAAGACGTTAGTTTTATCTTCTAAATTAGGGGTGATTTTTGCTTCTACTTCGGCGTTGAAACAGGTTCAACTGCCAGAAAATGATGTGCTGGTGGGTGAGTTGCAGCTTGATCATTCTCTTGCCATGGTCGCCCCACAAACGAATACGCCGATCCATATTGATTATGGCCGCTCTATCAGTGTGTTATTTGGGGTGTTACCTGATTTTGAAATGCCCAAACTGCAGTACCGATTGCTCGGCAGTGATAAAGATACTTGGGTTGATTTTCAAGGGGCAAAATTAACCTTTGAAAACTTAGACCCGGGTGAATACTTATTGGAATTGAAAACTGCCTCACAAGTTGGGGCGAGAACCAGTGGCGTACAATATATCTTAGTTATTGATAAACCATGGTATTTATTGCCATGGAGTTTAACTTTATTTGCCTTTGTCATTATTACTAGCATTATCTTGTTAGCAGTGTGGCGCTCACAAGCGATGGTGAAATCGAATGTACGTTTAAGACGAATCATTAACTTAAAAACTCAACAATTGAAGCATCAAAGCCAATTATTAGTGAGTAGTAATATACAGTTACGAAAGCAAGCACAAACCAGAAAGATGCTGGTAGGAGATCGAGTCTGTAAATCTAAGGCCATCTTAGAAAAGCTTAATGAGCAACTAACGGAGACGGATAATCAGGATAGCGATAAGGTGTCTATGATTACTCAGCAAACGGGATTAGCTCTAGAGCCCCTAAGACAAATTCTTGCTTTATATAGTCATCCTGATAAGAGCTCTACTTTGTTGGACGGACAAGTGGTGTCATTGGTGTTAAAAACGGTGGTGAAAGGTTGGCAGCAAGAAGCGGATAAAAGTGGTATCACCCTATTGGTGGAAGATCAGACCCAAGGTTGTGTTATTCAAGTGAAACATTTCAATTTGGATATGATTTTGAATACTCTGATGGCCAGTGCTTTGATTCGTTCTAGCGCCAATCAAATTATTTATGTTGCAGCTAAATTAACCGAGTCACAGCACTTGCGTATCACGATTGAAGATACAGGTGAGGGTGTGGCTGAGGACGAAATATTAGCATTTGAAAAGCAAGAATATGGTTTAGTTGATGCTGAGTATCCTTATTCTTTTTCGGATACCTCATTGTGCGCGATAGCTCACATGGCCGAGCAAAGCGGAGGAGACTTTGATTTTCATTATAATCAATTAAGCCATATTACCCAGCTGGCGATTTCTTGGCCGGTTGCAACGAGCTTATCTCCAGTAACAGAATCTTCATTCACAAAGGATAACCAAGATGAGCCAGCCTCTGAGAGCCACTCGCCTGACTCACTTCAAGAGGCGTTGCCTGAAGCCACGTTAATTAAAAATGAATGGTTAGATAAAGTGTATCAACTGGTGGAGCAGCATTATCCTGATGCGGATTTTAGTACTTGTCGGGCTGCTAAATTATTGTTTGTTTCTGAGCGTAGTTTGCAACGTAAGTTTAAGTCCTTAACTGGTGGGTCTTTTATGGACTATGTTACCAAGGTGCGGTTAGAAAAAGCGTGTGAGTTACTTATTTCTGGGGTGAAAATCTCAGATACAGCGTTTGAAACGGGCTTTAATGATCCTTCTTATTTCAGCCAACGCTTTAAACATTATTTTGGTTTGTCACCTTCTAAGTTTATTGAGAATGCAATTGATTAGTTCACGTTGACCAAGTCAGGTTGAAACAGTGAGGCATTTTAGGGTGAGAAGGGGGTTGAGATAAATGAATGCTCACGCTGATATCATTTAAGATTAAGTTCAGAAAAAATAAGGGCAGACGATTAAATACCGTCTGCCCTTATTTTATGAATAAAAAAAACGTGACACAACCGGGGGGATTATGTCACGGGTGTCAATGACACCTTCGCTTGCTGCCGGAGTGTATTGACAAACAATACACATCAGGAATAAAGGGTTAGATAACTCTGCGTTATCAGTAAGTTATTTATACCTAACTCATCTTATTTTGCGTATAAAAATAACGACAAGTAACTATGAAATTACCGACAATTCTAACAGTTAGATTTTTATTCTTTAAAATCAAATGGTTGGCTTTTTAGTTAACTGGCGATTGTTGTTGATTTAATTATAGAATTAACAATTTTGACGAGAATAAAGAGTTAATAAATGACGTTTTTAACGAATTACGATAACCAACGGAATGGGGATTTCTAAGAAGTCAGTATATTTTTTGATATATAGCAATAAAATTAGTGTAAAAAAGGGTATCATTATCGCAAATAGTAATGGTTATCATTAGTGGTTTGGCAACGATATGAAATTAATTGAGTTAGAAATT includes:
- a CDS encoding VOC family protein, translated to MFSHIMLGSNDLEASKTFYDAILGTLGYEPGVIHGDSCVYATPTGIFILKTPINGEPATHGNGSTFGFTITSPELVDAWHEAGVANGGTSCENPPGERNGPAGRLYLAYLRDPSGNKLCGTHRL
- a CDS encoding peptidoglycan DD-metalloendopeptidase family protein, whose amino-acid sequence is MLSAYWLLVGRLVSIDSLQQVSIKNSEALLTRNDPDLTLIADSLHSTFFTHKVIKQQTLSEVFQLYGLNPDDLLAMIKANPQAIQLREGQVIEWQQDELGRILELAIHRNATLSSSYLRQGTQFVFQPTVTQGTLKSLVRHGYIRRNFYQAARQAGLNNVQIQTVANALYWFVDVTQPDVIGDQFAVELQQPWVGQHPMASGKIAAIWFKHHGKNIQLVRFSDDKFYDMDGVSVEKSLNRWPFTQTFPVSSPFDPHRLNPVTQHYAPHYGTDFATPVGTPVVATGDGVVMKVGRHTLAGKFVVLQNGRRFSTHFFHLSQILVNQGDFVKRGQVIALTGNSGRSTGPHLHYELRQHGQPIDAMQAPLPQRVVLTKQQKIVFDQQAHHSMSLLQTYLKLPISLN
- the znuC gene encoding zinc ABC transporter ATP-binding protein ZnuC, with amino-acid sequence MSELIRLDNISVKFNDKSVLDNISLSIKKGEITTLIGPNGAGKSTLVKIMLGLIKSHSGTIHKKKPLRIGYVPQKLRLNDSLPLTVDRFLKLAGRYSTNERMEALRLVGAETLLKNDMHKLSGGENQRVLLARALLQRPDLLVLDEPAQGVDVQGQIDLYTLINSLRQRFGCAVFMVSHDLHLVMAQTDEVICLQHHICCSGAPEAITKHPSYIAMFGQTAKDTLAFYHHDHHHHHDLSGEAIEGEADSCSHSSCAHPAAHQHKRGH
- a CDS encoding alpha-amylase family glycosyl hydrolase, with product MMRKPTHSMLASALALSLFSAHAYPSTDPMQNACQYPSAQQTNDLRLYQIMVESFVDGDSKANYGEGYGTSHHNGDLQGIINSLDYIQSLGVNAIWLTPIFASLPIEGQSHWDDKLDATGYFASDYFKIDPKFGTLEQAKTLVNEAHKRGLYVFFDGVFGHHKSNIVPSPTGLTPKGADNPVEYPASLPFYQQVASYWIRELKIDGWRLDQAYQVPPKDWIELKKAVQQASQSVQYTDHKGEKVHPLGYMVAEIWNNQNYITEHGYGSNEEPVLCSAFDFPMRYRLVETFAVNENSIGGKGGDWLAQGMDLQSLYPKHARPNLMLGNHDLVRFGDLLQRGYLAQPKDESYWQRHLAAISFMAAYTGPITLYYGDEIGDEVADFSDKVPNDICASQGWCDDHVARSSAKIDGVTADLTQQQTNLKQHVSQLMALRAANPVLSQGERVSVLANQDVYIDHKSYQGNNMLFMVSTSDKPQTFSLNTQQVGSSGALADMLTGADTTPNQGQYLFTLAPFEAKFLSIKTPTTLVVNKAQVSLSGDGFMAQCDNPTLEERGPIDKPLYVVGDFTDSGWKHVASRQFSYKGQGVYQAVVDEQAGSYRMQYASQDWKPQFTSASLEVSAGKVSQLKYGGYGKDTAALIPESGKYVWSLQFSDSGSPEKIMLSKCSE
- the znuA gene encoding zinc ABC transporter substrate-binding protein ZnuA — encoded protein: MIFSVISSVTWANSQDSTLKVMTSIKPLQLITQELTKDVTDTEVLLASNTSPHDYALKPSDVRRLQAADLFIWVGPGLESFLESAVQANDNTLQLDQYDAIDKIVYDEHEGHEHHDDGHHHHGNYNPHLWLGPIQAQQMAQIISQKLSEIDPSHATQYAQNYQHFVTQLDATVSNIKQQLEPVKQHGYYVFHDAYDYYEQYFGLNHLGAFTVSPDRRPGAKSLIAIRKALLSDQVYCVFSEPQYTPAVIESVTRGTKVKHGVLDPLATDQAVEPGAYFQFLSQLAAHFTQCLTK
- the znuB gene encoding zinc ABC transporter permease subunit ZnuB, with product MLDILLPSILAGLGIAIISGPLGSLVVWRKMAYFGDTLAHASLLGLALGFLLDVNLYLTLVICCLALAVLLATLQQQKVIATDTLLGILAHSSLSLGLVAVSFLDNVRVDLMSYLFGDLLAVSPSDLLFIYLGGAVLMGLVMYFWRALLSTSISEELASVEGINVPFMRVVLMLLVGLVIAVGMKFVGALIITSLLIIPAATARRFAKTPEQMAIGASCLGIVSVLAGLSLSWYYDTPAGPSVVISAAALFLLSQLKPHRR
- a CDS encoding helix-turn-helix domain-containing protein, producing MKLLHFVLLILISCSVRAIEIDPIFYSLPSQTQGHFLTVKKIFPHEKGGIWVQDIRHHIYYFDGQNFSPLPNQGFHHDSPHNTYLLDYFWFIDSKHLLKVDTSGNRQSVFTAPSNMTFQHLGQSQQQLWIYGQHQFYTFDPLTQQHQSYSVSNITRGSTQDNQGIQAAIYVAGKWIVATHDSLFYLDKNGPRRLLARKFTNIQLLKFDHYQSRLLVGTQSGLFSINLIGITPDVKTIVDGQIQALLVSDKDYWVGTRQGLLVYQKDTQTIQSISASSQNELALSNNNIMDLAQDNKGGVWIATAKGINYYSTSSQYFQRVRFGRAHNNIPYVHINEVVAGDDGVAWLASDNGVFKVSVNDDEASTQTVRQVVNLNISHLSYFDGSLWLSYGEKLIRFDTHTEKMYVVRQQALWQDSPITHIATDAQGEVWFSTALGLYRYSPLTQTIKDFGLAWMVEQYAPSNITRLAVGQNGRLWIGTEHGVYQHQGQEIIFDARSANDGEVISLSESAGKQLWSASHYGLRNMPVSDFDETDSLLHRSNNPPLCVIGTHNGTWVTTSKGINFYQDTVLKQRFSAPFGLVTNEFLPNGCDLSPDGKTLVLSSKLGVIFASTSALKQVQLPENDVLVGELQLDHSLAMVAPQTNTPIHIDYGRSISVLFGVLPDFEMPKLQYRLLGSDKDTWVDFQGAKLTFENLDPGEYLLELKTASQVGARTSGVQYILVIDKPWYLLPWSLTLFAFVIITSIILLAVWRSQAMVKSNVRLRRIINLKTQQLKHQSQLLVSSNIQLRKQAQTRKMLVGDRVCKSKAILEKLNEQLTETDNQDSDKVSMITQQTGLALEPLRQILALYSHPDKSSTLLDGQVVSLVLKTVVKGWQQEADKSGITLLVEDQTQGCVIQVKHFNLDMILNTLMASALIRSSANQIIYVAAKLTESQHLRITIEDTGEGVAEDEILAFEKQEYGLVDAEYPYSFSDTSLCAIAHMAEQSGGDFDFHYNQLSHITQLAISWPVATSLSPVTESSFTKDNQDEPASESHSPDSLQEALPEATLIKNEWLDKVYQLVEQHYPDADFSTCRAAKLLFVSERSLQRKFKSLTGGSFMDYVTKVRLEKACELLISGVKISDTAFETGFNDPSYFSQRFKHYFGLSPSKFIENAID